One window of Cryptosporangium minutisporangium genomic DNA carries:
- a CDS encoding TOMM precursor leader peptide-binding protein, producing MTSAYELVADTRPRVRRDLLFTRTPDGVLFHNAQGGFRMTAPTAYRFASLLVPYFNGDNQVEQICAPLGPEQRAMVGSLVQALYDHDFARDVPVGNDDADLPTAVALRFAAQIAYVDHYADAAATRFTRFRDTRVAVLGTGPIARWCASSLVRNGCALLGVVPGGGGLDETRREAAALANNGCPVEIVDLVDPGRTWDWTALAGYDVVVVAGGADAARQTLHLLEQGIPEGTTLLPAWTLGSRAIVGPLSEAETAGCWACAALRLSVNGNSGVAADLWQAISLTGSVPDVEQPTGALAAMLGNLLGYEVYRLTTGALPAETRGKVIIQNLESLDVLSEALLPHPGCTYCADPAPADDQAELRSLLPALRTPVAERAETTSVDVQADAESVLAELTDRMVLVGRHAGVFTDFTDEAWVQIPLKVSTVRLALGHTREREIAAFDVHHIAGARRRALHAAAGVYADHVRARIVDRGPAGTPRVDPAMLGIASGIAGNATVPGPWTTATSLLTGDVRQVPMAAVRPFGPENDARMFVPTRAGTGAGASLAAAVEQGILSALSYAALLRAIRGLARITPVGPATADGDAELTFLVKSAANLGAEIELLDLGAATTGSAHVLLARTVDPSAAPVWRVAGHPDRARAAVESLRDLLGAVQLRQQDPDRQFVDDGDALLTDFDAGTLRPNAEAPVGPAATGSLATVLDSVRAAGQDALAVVTTPSDLRIGGIATVRVLLTGPDVG from the coding sequence ATGACGTCAGCGTATGAACTCGTAGCGGACACCCGGCCGCGCGTGCGCCGGGACCTCCTGTTCACCCGGACGCCGGACGGCGTCCTGTTCCACAACGCCCAGGGCGGCTTCCGGATGACCGCGCCGACGGCGTACCGGTTCGCGTCGCTGCTGGTGCCGTACTTCAACGGGGACAACCAGGTGGAGCAGATCTGCGCTCCGCTCGGCCCGGAGCAGCGGGCGATGGTGGGCAGCCTCGTCCAAGCGCTCTACGACCACGACTTCGCCAGGGACGTTCCGGTGGGGAACGACGATGCCGACCTGCCGACGGCGGTCGCGCTGCGGTTCGCCGCGCAGATCGCGTACGTCGACCATTACGCCGATGCCGCCGCGACCCGGTTCACACGGTTCCGAGACACGCGCGTCGCGGTGCTGGGCACCGGGCCGATCGCGCGGTGGTGCGCCTCCAGCCTCGTCCGTAACGGCTGCGCCCTGCTCGGCGTCGTCCCCGGGGGAGGCGGACTCGACGAGACGCGGAGGGAGGCTGCCGCACTCGCGAACAACGGGTGCCCGGTGGAGATCGTCGACCTGGTGGACCCGGGCCGGACGTGGGACTGGACCGCCCTGGCGGGCTACGACGTGGTGGTCGTCGCCGGCGGAGCCGACGCGGCTCGCCAGACGCTGCACCTCCTGGAACAGGGCATACCCGAAGGAACGACGCTGTTGCCCGCCTGGACGCTGGGAAGCCGGGCGATCGTCGGCCCGTTGAGCGAGGCGGAAACCGCCGGGTGTTGGGCATGCGCCGCCCTGCGCCTGTCGGTGAACGGGAACAGCGGTGTGGCGGCAGACCTGTGGCAGGCGATCAGCCTCACGGGATCCGTGCCGGACGTCGAACAGCCGACCGGAGCGCTCGCGGCCATGCTGGGCAACCTGCTCGGCTACGAGGTCTACCGGCTCACCACCGGAGCGCTGCCTGCGGAGACCCGCGGAAAGGTCATCATCCAGAACCTCGAGTCGTTGGACGTGCTCTCCGAGGCTCTGCTGCCGCACCCCGGCTGCACGTACTGCGCCGATCCGGCGCCCGCCGATGACCAGGCCGAACTCCGGTCCCTGCTCCCGGCGCTCCGGACGCCCGTCGCGGAGCGAGCCGAGACGACCAGCGTCGACGTCCAGGCCGACGCCGAGTCGGTCCTCGCCGAGCTGACCGACCGGATGGTGCTGGTCGGCCGCCACGCCGGTGTCTTCACCGACTTCACCGACGAGGCGTGGGTCCAGATCCCGCTGAAGGTGAGCACCGTACGGCTCGCGCTCGGCCACACTCGCGAGCGCGAGATCGCCGCTTTCGACGTGCACCACATCGCCGGCGCGCGCCGACGTGCGCTACACGCCGCCGCCGGGGTCTACGCCGATCACGTCCGGGCCCGGATCGTTGACCGCGGACCGGCGGGGACACCGCGGGTGGATCCGGCGATGCTGGGCATCGCCAGCGGTATCGCGGGGAACGCCACGGTGCCGGGCCCGTGGACCACGGCGACGTCCCTGCTGACCGGCGACGTTCGGCAGGTGCCGATGGCGGCCGTACGCCCCTTCGGGCCGGAGAACGACGCCCGGATGTTCGTCCCGACCCGGGCGGGGACCGGGGCGGGTGCGTCCCTCGCCGCCGCCGTCGAGCAGGGAATACTCTCGGCGCTCAGCTACGCGGCGCTGCTGCGGGCGATCCGCGGACTCGCCCGGATCACCCCGGTCGGGCCGGCGACGGCCGACGGCGACGCCGAACTCACCTTCCTCGTCAAGTCCGCGGCCAACCTCGGAGCCGAGATCGAGCTGCTCGACCTCGGCGCCGCGACCACCGGATCGGCGCACGTCCTGCTCGCCCGGACCGTGGACCCGTCCGCGGCCCCGGTCTGGCGGGTCGCGGGCCACCCCGATCGGGCGCGGGCGGCGGTGGAGTCCCTCCGCGACCTGCTCGGCGCGGTGCAGTTACGGCAGCAGGACCCCGACCGGCAGTTCGTCGACGACGGTGACGCTCTACTGACCGACTTCGACGCCGGGACCCTGCGGCCGAACGCTGAGGCGCCGGTCGGGCCGGCAGCGACGGGGAGCCTGGCGACCGTGCTCGACAGCGTGCGAGCGGCGGGCCAGGACGCGCTCGCCGTCGTCACCACCCCCTCCGACTTGCGGATCGGCGGCATCGCGACGGTGCGGGTGCTGCTGACCGGCCCGGACGTCGGATGA
- a CDS encoding Uma2 family endonuclease, producing MIAPDWMHHQVTAEQYEFWSEEQCAGIEIVDGMVVVSPSSSKQHNRLVKILAVALEAAAGADWNADFGFDVRLLDVPLTNRRPDVVVYRASTIDVMPARPEHILLVVEVVSPGSETTDRIVRHAATLSRSNRRAGQLALPAPPHHRGDLNSG from the coding sequence ATGATCGCGCCTGACTGGATGCATCACCAGGTCACGGCGGAACAGTACGAGTTCTGGTCCGAGGAGCAGTGCGCGGGCATCGAGATCGTGGACGGGATGGTCGTCGTCAGTCCAAGCTCTTCCAAGCAGCACAACCGGCTGGTCAAGATCCTCGCAGTCGCCTTGGAGGCTGCGGCGGGCGCGGACTGGAACGCCGACTTCGGCTTCGACGTCCGACTGCTGGACGTTCCGCTGACCAATCGGCGCCCCGACGTCGTCGTATATCGCGCCAGCACCATCGACGTCATGCCTGCACGCCCCGAGCACATTCTGCTCGTCGTCGAGGTCGTGTCGCCTGGCTCGGAGACGACCGATCGGATCGTGCGGCACGCAGCAACGCTTTCGCGATCGAACCGAAGAGCAGGGCAGCTTGCTCTTCCTGCCCCGCCTCACCATCGAGGTGACCTGAACAGTGGTTGA
- a CDS encoding AfsR/SARP family transcriptional regulator: MSVADGFGAVVVLPPSKPTILLAALLLNPNSVVGLGALQQAIWGDEQDQPATARAALQTCVLRLRQLFGKHHITDTTIETVHGGYRIVVDARALDLVHFRGLMRRAALAGGIEDERDLLNEALALWRGPLLANVPSEALHRDAVPQLTEERLRAIERASDIKLALGETQAALPDLLSIAREYPGHERLTAQLVEALYRSGRQADALAEIRLVKTYLRDELGIDPGQSMQRLETDILRGTELAPAPMRIRAEEIPPSGPAPASTRIGAADTRPADEVLPSAEDESADEDLLAAEARDVDEPGTGAALSTTPSTLPDVAGFTGRVAVSAALRAGLTEQSAGPNILLVTGPPGIGKTALARHVAHGARNARIGSQLLIAMTRPDGLRRPADELLAELGDFLDVVRLDGLPPAVVVLDDVLDTEHVRALLARCGSEVGVIMTSRTSLTGLVAGQGALVHRLLPLDAADASDLLGSVLGAARIGREPAALAALVRASGHFPLALRVVGARLLTRPLARLADEVTWLDGDRVGRFSALGDPYMSMANRLARRMTLLDPDLAAAFLLVGSSARQAHSIASAGELFGLGARSTERMLDRLVDANLLEEQPGRYQMHDLLRAYASAPPFEPQAAVRSARDRDVPDDVSV; this comes from the coding sequence TTGAGCGTCGCCGACGGCTTCGGCGCTGTGGTGGTTCTTCCGCCGTCGAAACCGACGATTCTCCTCGCCGCTCTGTTACTCAACCCGAACTCGGTGGTCGGGCTCGGCGCGTTGCAGCAAGCGATCTGGGGCGACGAGCAGGACCAACCCGCGACCGCAAGGGCGGCGCTGCAGACGTGCGTGCTGCGGTTGCGTCAGCTCTTCGGCAAGCACCACATCACCGACACCACGATCGAGACGGTGCATGGCGGGTACCGGATCGTGGTCGATGCGCGCGCACTCGATCTCGTCCACTTTCGCGGGCTGATGCGGCGGGCAGCCCTCGCGGGGGGCATCGAGGATGAGCGTGACCTGTTGAACGAGGCTTTGGCGCTGTGGCGCGGGCCGCTGCTGGCCAACGTGCCTTCCGAGGCGCTGCACCGCGACGCGGTACCGCAGCTGACCGAGGAGCGGTTACGGGCGATCGAGCGCGCTTCGGACATCAAGCTCGCGCTGGGCGAGACGCAGGCCGCGCTGCCTGATCTGTTGAGCATCGCCCGGGAGTACCCCGGACACGAGCGGTTGACCGCTCAACTCGTCGAGGCGCTGTACCGCAGCGGACGGCAGGCCGACGCCCTCGCGGAGATCCGCCTGGTCAAGACGTACCTCCGCGACGAGCTGGGCATCGACCCCGGTCAGTCCATGCAGCGGCTGGAGACCGACATCCTGCGGGGCACCGAGCTCGCTCCCGCGCCGATGCGGATCCGCGCGGAGGAGATCCCGCCTTCCGGGCCGGCCCCCGCGTCGACGCGGATCGGCGCGGCCGATACTCGGCCCGCGGACGAGGTCCTGCCCTCAGCCGAGGACGAATCGGCGGACGAGGACCTGCTCGCCGCCGAGGCTCGGGACGTCGACGAGCCGGGCACCGGCGCAGCCCTCTCCACCACGCCGTCGACACTCCCGGACGTGGCCGGCTTCACCGGCCGCGTCGCTGTCAGCGCCGCACTCCGAGCCGGGTTGACCGAGCAGAGCGCTGGGCCGAACATCCTGCTCGTCACCGGCCCGCCGGGCATCGGCAAGACTGCACTCGCGCGGCACGTGGCCCACGGCGCCCGGAACGCCCGGATCGGATCCCAGCTCCTGATCGCGATGACCCGGCCGGACGGGTTGCGGAGGCCGGCCGACGAACTCCTGGCCGAGCTGGGTGACTTCCTCGATGTGGTGCGGCTCGACGGGCTTCCGCCGGCCGTGGTCGTACTCGACGACGTTCTCGACACCGAGCACGTGCGGGCGCTCCTCGCTCGGTGCGGCTCGGAGGTCGGGGTCATCATGACGAGCCGGACGAGCCTGACCGGGCTGGTGGCCGGCCAGGGAGCGCTCGTTCATCGATTACTCCCGCTCGACGCCGCGGACGCGTCCGATCTGCTCGGCTCCGTACTCGGCGCGGCCCGGATCGGGCGGGAACCCGCGGCGCTGGCGGCGCTGGTACGGGCCTCCGGGCACTTCCCGCTGGCGCTGCGCGTCGTCGGCGCGCGTCTGCTCACCAGGCCGCTGGCGCGGCTCGCGGACGAGGTGACCTGGCTGGACGGCGACCGCGTCGGCCGGTTCTCCGCGCTCGGCGACCCGTACATGTCGATGGCGAATCGGCTGGCGCGGCGTATGACGCTGCTCGACCCCGATCTCGCCGCCGCGTTCCTGCTGGTGGGGTCGTCCGCGCGGCAGGCCCATTCGATCGCGAGCGCCGGTGAGCTGTTCGGACTGGGCGCGCGATCGACGGAGCGGATGCTCGATCGGCTGGTCGACGCGAACCTCCTGGAGGAACAGCCGGGCCGGTACCAGATGCACGACCTCCTCCGCGCCTACGCCTCGGCGCCACCGTTCGAGCCCCAGGCAGCGGTCCGATCCGCACGAGACAGGGATGTGCCAGATGACGTCAGCGTATGA
- a CDS encoding DUF6544 family protein: MSVDQKARPPHGLTEDALSDWRGLLTGTRLPVAFSPSLVAELPEPVRRWLLYAIAPETPLRTSVELTTAGHIRLSGGWRPFTATQRISPAGGFVWAATARVFGLPVVGFDRYTRGVGQLRWRLLDVLPLVTATGADITRSAAGRHAGELLLAAPAAALSPRVSWRPLDADRAVARIRRALGTHGAQETHEVTLTVRADGALTDVAMSRWGKPGREPFAAHPFGATLSDEISEDGFTIPGTVTAGWFHGTDQWDAGQFIRYTVEDLRYR, from the coding sequence ATGTCGGTTGACCAGAAAGCCCGACCCCCGCACGGACTGACCGAGGACGCGCTGTCCGATTGGCGAGGTCTGCTGACCGGGACGCGCCTGCCGGTTGCCTTCAGCCCTTCGCTCGTCGCCGAGCTGCCCGAGCCCGTTCGTCGCTGGCTGCTGTACGCGATCGCGCCGGAGACCCCGTTGCGGACCTCCGTCGAACTCACCACCGCGGGCCACATTCGACTCAGCGGCGGGTGGCGGCCATTCACCGCGACCCAACGCATCTCTCCCGCAGGCGGATTCGTGTGGGCGGCGACCGCGCGGGTCTTCGGACTACCGGTGGTCGGCTTCGATCGCTACACCCGCGGCGTCGGGCAACTGCGCTGGCGGCTGCTCGACGTACTCCCGCTGGTCACCGCCACCGGAGCCGACATCACCCGAAGCGCCGCCGGTCGGCACGCCGGCGAGTTGCTCCTCGCCGCACCAGCCGCGGCACTGAGCCCGCGCGTCAGCTGGCGACCGCTCGACGCCGACCGGGCCGTCGCCCGGATCCGGCGCGCGCTCGGCACGCACGGGGCCCAGGAAACCCACGAAGTGACGCTGACGGTCCGAGCGGATGGGGCTTTGACCGACGTCGCGATGTCCAGATGGGGAAAGCCGGGCCGCGAGCCCTTCGCCGCGCATCCCTTCGGCGCCACGCTGAGCGACGAGATCAGCGAAGATGGCTTCACAATCCCTGGCACGGTGACCGCCGGCTGGTTCCACGGCACCGATCAGTGGGATGCCGGCCAGTTCATCCGGTACACCGTCGAGGACCTCCGTTACCGCTGA